In a genomic window of Phaeodactylum tricornutum CCAP 1055/1 chromosome 6, whole genome shotgun sequence:
- a CDS encoding predicted protein, translated as MRENLLQVLLLTILSSMVRCFAPASGPSPIVFVHRSRRNNRRALLALHQSNKTETFDQSTVTEVDAAVEKLDKVTEMQQPRDEPKRAIARSKKKYGRPKGIEENTQGNDSTSNWKQELHSTNQAIGNAILKTEGASSTRERQEAEKRYDLPWGNLQKWALRDHMAKYSVQVPVTRNGKETIRVFTLWRTFIDEVTELCGYPIPFLLERYAEMRASNDTTFDTSSDVLPYLDDFSFENNGGLSGRVSGIIGVADGTKIQTTPVGDLRTTIPKGFVRTDDGAVIYELGRPASDFTYDVNRDAKSKLSKAASSVMSRAPKDVVVSDVVPDAELVRLGALTATIIAGAAAFESLSHHLTVNVFWV; from the coding sequence ATGAGAGAAAATCTTCTCCAAGTCCTGCTGTTGACGATTTTGTCGTCGATGGTCAGGTGCTTTGCTCCGGCGTCCGGACCGTCTCCAATCGTTTTCGTTCATCGTTCTCGAAGGAACAATCGTCGAGCTCTTTTAGCGTTACATCAGTCGAACAAGACAGAGACCTTCGACCAGAGTACTGTAACAGAGGTAGATGCAGCTGTCGAAAAATTAGACAAAGTCACAGAAATGCAGCAACCAAGAGACGAACCGAAACGAGCAATTGCCCGgtcaaagaaaaagtacggACGACCAAAAGGCATTGAAGAAAACACTCAGGGAAACGACTCGACTTCGAACTGGAAGCAAGAATTGCATTCAACCAATCAAGCAATAGGCAATGCCATACTAAAGACGGAGGGAGCATCGAGTACAAGGGAACGgcaagaagcagaaaagagATACGACTTGCCTTGGGGTAACTTACAAAAATGGGCTCTTCGAGATCACATGGCCAAATATAGCGTGCAGGTACCTGTTACAAGgaatggaaaggaaacgaTCCGTGTCTTCACACTGTGGCGAACATTCATCGATGAAGTTACGGAATTATGTGGCTATCCGATTCCATTCTTGTTGGAGCGCTATGCCGAAATGCGTGCCTCCAACGACACCACATTTGATACATCGAGTGACGTTCTACCGTATTTGGATGATTTCAGTTTTGAAAATAATGGTGGCTTGTCTGGTCGTGTATCCGGAATTATTGGAGTTGCGGACGGCACCAAAATTCAGACGACGCCTGTTGGTGATTTGCGCACCACTATCCCTAAAGGCTTTGTTCGAACTGATGATGGCGCGGTAATATACGAGCTTGGAAGGCCTGCTTCGGACTTTACTTACGATGTGAATAGGGATGCAAAGTCCAAGCTTTCCAAGGCGGCATCGTCTGTCATGTCCAGGGCGCCAAAGGATGTGGTGGTATCGGATGTTGTACCCGATGCGGAACTGGTGCGCTTGGGCGCTCTGACAGCGACAATAATTGCGGGAgctgcagcttttgaatCATTGTCGCATCACTTGACGGTGAACGTGTTTTGGGTCTAA